The Corynebacterium comes genome window below encodes:
- a CDS encoding DUF305 domain-containing protein, which produces MRTPLIDAALVLTAALLLGACSPAGEEPAAGPETAASMEAAVSERSADMPAEANDTDVHFLGMMVPHHQQAIDMSDVLLDSDVIDPEVRDLAQRIRDGQQRENERMNALADEWRIDEDMELHSHHIANGMVSPGVYETFAQLQGEELRTRFLELMHLHHAEVIRMTQDQVDNGGYQPLRDLANEMIEVQTAEMREMEGLYGGVPGM; this is translated from the coding sequence ATGCGCACCCCGCTTATCGACGCCGCCCTCGTCCTGACCGCCGCACTCCTCCTCGGCGCCTGTTCTCCGGCGGGGGAGGAGCCTGCCGCCGGCCCGGAAACCGCGGCCTCCATGGAGGCCGCGGTCTCGGAGCGCTCAGCCGACATGCCGGCAGAGGCAAATGACACGGACGTCCATTTCCTCGGCATGATGGTCCCTCATCATCAGCAGGCGATCGACATGTCCGACGTGCTCCTCGACTCCGACGTCATCGACCCGGAGGTACGGGACCTCGCGCAACGGATCCGCGATGGCCAGCAGCGCGAGAACGAGCGGATGAACGCGCTCGCCGACGAGTGGCGCATCGATGAGGACATGGAGCTGCACTCCCACCACATCGCCAACGGCATGGTCAGCCCCGGGGTGTACGAGACCTTCGCCCAACTGCAGGGTGAGGAACTGCGCACCCGCTTCCTCGAGCTGATGCATCTCCATCATGCCGAAGTCATCCGCATGACCCAGGACCAGGTGGACAACGGCGGTTACCAGCCGCTTCGTGACCTGGCCAACGAGATGATCGAGGTCCAGACCGCAGAGATGCGCGAGATGGAGGGTCTCTACGGCGGGGTGCCGGGGATGTAG
- a CDS encoding DUF3618 domain-containing protein, producing the protein MARDINDIQRDIERTRRQLASTLDELATRTKPQNLVDDAKRGATTKVRDPQVQKVLAGVGVAVVGLITLVVVRNRKRSNDLKEIQRLLAGRA; encoded by the coding sequence GTGGCACGAGACATCAACGATATCCAGCGAGACATCGAGCGCACCCGTCGCCAGCTGGCCAGCACCCTCGACGAGCTGGCCACCCGCACGAAGCCGCAGAACCTGGTCGACGACGCCAAGCGCGGAGCGACCACCAAGGTCCGGGACCCGCAGGTGCAGAAGGTGCTCGCCGGCGTTGGTGTGGCCGTGGTCGGCCTGATCACCCTGGTCGTCGTGCGCAACCGCAAGCGCAGCAACGATCTCAAGGAGATCCAGCGACTCCTGGCTGGCCGCGCATAA
- the acpS gene encoding holo-ACP synthase AcpS: protein MHHIGVDIVHVPGFREQLEMPGSRFEDNFTALELRVADQRPDRVLHLAGRWAAKEAFIKAWSQAIYGRPPVMSPDLVDFREIVIQPDRWGRVAVEPRDEVARAVAESLGKISTSLSISHDGDSAVATCLIVAGLE from the coding sequence ATGCATCACATCGGCGTCGATATCGTCCACGTGCCGGGCTTCCGGGAGCAGCTGGAAATGCCGGGCTCCCGGTTCGAGGATAATTTCACGGCCCTGGAGCTGCGGGTGGCCGACCAGCGGCCGGACCGGGTTCTGCACCTGGCCGGTCGCTGGGCGGCGAAGGAGGCATTCATCAAGGCATGGTCGCAGGCGATCTACGGGCGGCCGCCGGTGATGTCACCGGATCTGGTGGATTTCCGCGAGATCGTCATTCAGCCGGACCGGTGGGGGCGGGTGGCCGTCGAGCCTCGGGATGAGGTCGCCCGGGCCGTGGCGGAGAGCCTGGGGAAGATCTCCACGAGCCTGTCCATCAGCCACGACGGTGATTCCGCAGTGGCGACCTGTCTGATTGTGGCGGGCCTGGAATAA
- a CDS encoding nicotinamidase, which translates to MTSPRTALVIVDVQNDFCPGGTLATDRGHEVARRIGEYQASHGASYAHIVATQDWHIDPGSHFSATPDFVDSWPVHCVAGSEGAAMHEDVRTDTIEAYFRKGEHTAAYSGFEGAADGVGMNDWLKERGVEKLDLVGIATDHCVRATALDALEAGFEVRVLTDMCAPVDEARGEATLQELVKAGAQLS; encoded by the coding sequence ATGACCAGCCCCAGGACCGCACTCGTCATCGTCGACGTCCAGAACGACTTCTGCCCCGGCGGGACCCTCGCCACCGACCGTGGCCACGAGGTCGCCCGCCGGATAGGCGAATACCAGGCCTCCCACGGCGCCAGCTACGCCCACATCGTGGCCACCCAGGACTGGCACATCGACCCGGGCAGCCACTTCTCCGCCACCCCCGACTTCGTCGACTCCTGGCCAGTCCACTGCGTCGCCGGGTCCGAGGGCGCCGCCATGCACGAGGACGTGCGCACCGACACCATCGAGGCGTATTTCCGCAAGGGCGAGCACACCGCCGCCTACTCCGGATTCGAAGGCGCGGCCGACGGCGTGGGCATGAACGACTGGCTGAAAGAACGCGGCGTGGAGAAGCTCGACCTCGTGGGCATCGCCACCGACCACTGCGTCCGCGCCACCGCCCTCGACGCACTCGAGGCCGGTTTCGAGGTCCGCGTGCTCACCGACATGTGCGCGCCCGTCGACGAGGCGCGCGGTGAGGCCACCCTCCAGGAACTGGTGAAAGCGGGCGCGCAGCTGAGTTAG
- a CDS encoding IS5 family transposase yields MSDTKSRFRVLTDHQWETVERLLPSSDGQRGRPFHNSRLVVEGIIYRYRTGIPWRDLPRDEYGPWQTVWKRHRRYCADGTWDAVLTYLLTVADAEGKIDWNVSVDASIARAHQHATNTTRPEQDTGGSIESQESAAGVD; encoded by the coding sequence GTGAGTGACACCAAAAGTCGGTTTCGCGTCCTGACCGACCACCAGTGGGAGACGGTTGAGCGCCTTCTGCCCAGCAGTGATGGGCAGCGGGGTCGTCCCTTTCACAACAGTCGGCTGGTCGTTGAGGGCATCATCTACCGCTACCGCACCGGAATCCCGTGGCGGGACCTGCCCCGCGATGAATACGGCCCCTGGCAGACCGTCTGGAAACGGCACCGCCGCTACTGCGCCGACGGCACGTGGGATGCCGTCCTGACCTACCTGCTGACGGTGGCCGATGCGGAAGGAAAGATCGACTGGAACGTCTCCGTCGACGCCTCGATCGCGCGTGCCCACCAGCACGCGACGAACACGACCCGGCCCGAGCAGGACACAGGGGGCTCGATCGAATCACAAGAATCTGCCGCTGGCGTTGACTGA
- the bcp gene encoding thioredoxin-dependent thiol peroxidase — translation MTVSSRLAEGDTAPDFTLPDDTGRPVSLKDFAGERVLIYFYPRANTPGCTTQANDFRDSIEELKNLNVTVVGISPDTPEKLAKFRADHDLNFTLLSDADKKVMTQWGAFGEKKNYGKIVQGVIRSTLLVEPDGTIGLARYNVRATGHVPRILRELADA, via the coding sequence ATGACTGTTTCCTCACGTCTTGCCGAAGGCGACACCGCCCCAGATTTCACCCTGCCCGATGACACCGGGCGGCCCGTGTCCCTGAAGGACTTCGCCGGCGAACGTGTACTCATCTACTTCTACCCGCGCGCCAACACCCCCGGCTGCACCACCCAGGCCAACGACTTCCGCGATTCCATCGAGGAGCTCAAGAATCTGAACGTCACGGTGGTCGGCATCTCCCCGGACACACCGGAGAAGCTCGCCAAGTTCCGGGCGGACCACGACCTCAACTTCACGCTCCTCTCCGATGCGGACAAGAAGGTCATGACGCAATGGGGTGCGTTCGGCGAGAAAAAGAACTACGGCAAGATCGTTCAGGGCGTAATCCGCTCCACCCTGCTCGTCGAGCCGGACGGCACCATCGGCCTGGCCCGCTACAACGTCCGCGCAACCGGCCACGTCCCCCGCATCCTGCGAGAGCTAGCCGACGCCTGA
- a CDS encoding IS5 family transposase — protein sequence MTEPAGHGIGRSRGGLSSKIHAGVDGHGRPLSVVVTGGQRNDGAMLQAVLDDIHVPRMGPGRARSRPDAVLADRGYATTVIRRDLRKRGIVAVIPEKRDSIAARKRRGSKGGRPPAFDPHAYKGRNVVERAFALAKQWRGLATRYDKLAVVYRGAVVLCAVLTWLRALGDTP from the coding sequence TTGACTGAACCAGCAGGTCACGGAATTGGCCGGTCGCGCGGTGGGCTGTCGAGCAAGATTCACGCCGGCGTCGACGGACACGGCCGTCCCCTGTCTGTGGTGGTCACCGGCGGGCAGCGCAACGACGGTGCGATGCTTCAGGCTGTGCTCGACGACATCCACGTCCCGCGCATGGGTCCCGGGCGGGCGCGGTCGCGTCCGGATGCGGTCCTGGCTGACCGTGGCTACGCGACGACGGTGATTCGGCGTGACCTGCGTAAGCGGGGGATCGTGGCGGTCATTCCTGAAAAGCGTGACAGTATCGCGGCCCGTAAACGTAGAGGCAGCAAAGGTGGGCGCCCGCCCGCCTTTGACCCTCATGCCTACAAGGGCCGCAATGTTGTCGAGCGGGCGTTTGCCCTGGCCAAGCAGTGGCGGGGCCTGGCCACCCGCTATGACAAACTCGCCGTGGTTTATCGTGGAGCCGTCGTGCTCTGTGCTGTGCTCACCTGGCTCAGAGCTTTAGGAGACACGCCCTAG
- a CDS encoding ferredoxin, with product MKVSANYDTCIASGNCGYIAPGVFRNLEEHGGFISLITEHPPESEWPAVRRAKRLCPSGTIFIDETGSAR from the coding sequence ATGAAGGTCTCCGCGAACTACGACACCTGCATCGCCTCCGGCAACTGCGGGTACATCGCCCCGGGCGTCTTCCGGAATCTGGAGGAGCACGGCGGATTCATCAGCCTGATCACCGAACATCCCCCGGAGTCGGAGTGGCCCGCGGTGCGACGCGCGAAACGGTTGTGCCCTTCGGGGACGATCTTCATCGACGAGACCGGCTCAGCGCGGTGA
- a CDS encoding AI-2E family transporter codes for MMTDPTGPAQDSSGPRKSESAESAGPLPGAHRAEEPPDQPAPEGTQAVAPWSDTWGQTASRSAQILLVSAVFMGTVWLLLRVSLVVIAALVALILASAVYPVVRRLKRKGWSSLLATGAAFIGILGLLSGIITGIVFAVLNEWDSLSTSAVEGWRELESFFLSGPLPFDTAAFDDVIAQATQLATSGAFVDSALTGLTAATEFITGLVLMIVILFFFLKDGPKMWNFALRWFRGETRARLAESGDRTIQILGGYVRGTAIIAAVDAVFIGVALALLGVPLALPLAVIVFVGAFLPIIGATIAGILAALVALVTNGLVVALIVVAVVIVVNQMEGDLLQPVVMGRTLSLHAIVVLLALSVGTIVGGIFGAILSVPLTAVAWSVIQVWTDTYQVGDDPVLGEDPVHPKDRVESKSTMTERWKYQQMRYQERFNRTLYIAKGATLSKKDDDEKKRRRSRRK; via the coding sequence ATGATGACCGATCCGACCGGCCCTGCGCAGGATTCCTCCGGCCCCCGGAAGTCAGAGTCGGCTGAGTCCGCCGGCCCGTTGCCCGGGGCACATCGCGCAGAAGAACCGCCCGACCAGCCCGCTCCCGAAGGGACGCAGGCCGTCGCCCCCTGGTCCGACACGTGGGGGCAGACCGCTTCCCGGTCCGCCCAGATACTGCTCGTCTCGGCGGTGTTCATGGGCACTGTGTGGCTCCTGCTGAGGGTGTCCCTCGTGGTGATCGCCGCACTCGTGGCCCTGATTCTCGCCTCCGCGGTCTATCCGGTGGTGAGGCGACTCAAGCGGAAGGGATGGTCGAGCCTGCTGGCCACGGGCGCGGCCTTCATCGGAATCCTCGGTCTGCTGAGCGGCATCATCACGGGCATCGTCTTCGCGGTACTCAATGAATGGGACTCACTCTCCACGTCCGCTGTGGAGGGGTGGCGGGAACTGGAGAGTTTCTTCCTGTCCGGCCCTCTGCCCTTCGACACGGCAGCCTTCGACGATGTGATCGCGCAGGCCACTCAGCTGGCCACCAGCGGAGCATTCGTCGACAGTGCCCTGACCGGACTTACCGCCGCCACGGAGTTCATCACCGGCCTGGTCCTCATGATCGTCATTCTGTTCTTCTTCCTCAAGGACGGGCCGAAGATGTGGAACTTCGCGCTGCGGTGGTTCCGGGGGGAGACCCGGGCCAGGCTCGCGGAGTCAGGGGACCGCACCATCCAGATTCTCGGTGGTTATGTGCGGGGCACCGCCATCATCGCCGCCGTCGATGCGGTGTTCATCGGCGTGGCCCTGGCGCTGCTCGGGGTGCCGCTGGCGCTGCCGCTCGCTGTCATCGTGTTCGTCGGCGCCTTCCTGCCGATCATCGGGGCCACCATCGCCGGTATCCTGGCGGCCCTGGTGGCCCTGGTGACCAATGGTCTGGTAGTGGCGCTGATCGTGGTCGCGGTAGTCATCGTGGTCAACCAGATGGAGGGGGACCTGCTGCAGCCGGTGGTGATGGGGCGCACCCTGAGCCTGCACGCCATCGTCGTTCTGCTGGCACTGTCGGTGGGCACGATCGTGGGCGGCATCTTCGGGGCCATCCTCTCGGTACCGCTGACGGCCGTGGCCTGGTCCGTCATCCAGGTGTGGACAGACACCTACCAGGTCGGCGATGATCCTGTGCTCGGTGAGGATCCGGTCCACCCGAAGGACCGGGTGGAGTCGAAGTCCACCATGACCGAGCGGTGGAAGTACCAGCAGATGCGTTACCAGGAGCGCTTCAACCGGACCCTGTACATCGCCAAGGGTGCGACCCTGAGCAAGAAGGATGACGACGAGAAGAAGCGCAGGCGCAGCCGGAGAAAGTGA
- a CDS encoding fatty acid desaturase family protein, giving the protein MIANPYTESFLELSTKVNDAGLMRRRLGFYWPRILFWTLGTVLSLIVVALAGDGWYLLLFAVFLGVAMSQLGFLSHEAAHQEIFEDRRWNEWTSRVLAGLFIGLSYGWWVNKHSRHHANPNKERSDPDLNSRVLSLTPDSTDRRTGLAGKLSRYQGWYFLPLLPFEGFSLHVASVRTILGRGRIKFRWVEILFVGIRLLGIPIFLFIVLPFWLALAFIVVQTLVFGLLLGGAFAASHIGMPTVPHDVKLDFLRRQVHMSRNIRGSRLVRFFMGGLEYQIEHHLFPRTPRPNLPVLQKLVREHCSALGVPYTETTLGEAYGVIIAYLNQVGLKNRDPYTCPLVLRYRG; this is encoded by the coding sequence GTGATCGCCAACCCCTACACCGAGTCTTTCCTTGAGCTGTCCACCAAAGTAAATGACGCGGGTCTGATGCGGCGTCGGCTCGGCTTCTACTGGCCACGAATCCTCTTCTGGACGCTGGGCACCGTGCTCAGCCTGATCGTCGTGGCGCTGGCCGGGGACGGTTGGTACCTGCTGCTTTTCGCTGTCTTCCTGGGTGTCGCGATGTCCCAGCTCGGATTCCTCAGCCACGAGGCGGCTCATCAGGAGATCTTCGAGGACCGCAGGTGGAACGAGTGGACCTCCCGCGTGCTCGCCGGCCTGTTCATCGGCCTGAGCTACGGCTGGTGGGTCAACAAACACAGTCGGCATCACGCGAACCCCAACAAGGAGCGCTCCGATCCTGACCTGAATTCCAGGGTGCTGTCACTGACTCCTGACAGCACAGACAGGCGCACTGGTCTGGCCGGGAAACTCTCCCGCTACCAGGGGTGGTACTTCCTGCCCCTGCTGCCTTTCGAGGGATTCTCCCTGCACGTCGCCTCCGTGAGGACGATTCTCGGCCGCGGACGGATCAAGTTCCGGTGGGTGGAGATCCTCTTTGTGGGGATCAGGCTGCTGGGTATCCCCATCTTCCTGTTCATCGTCCTGCCGTTCTGGCTGGCGTTGGCCTTCATCGTGGTTCAGACGCTGGTGTTCGGCCTTCTCCTCGGCGGGGCGTTCGCGGCCAGCCACATCGGCATGCCCACCGTCCCCCATGACGTGAAGCTCGACTTTCTGCGTCGCCAGGTACACATGTCCCGGAACATCCGCGGTAGCCGCCTGGTGAGGTTTTTCATGGGTGGGCTCGAGTACCAGATCGAGCACCACCTCTTCCCCAGGACTCCCCGCCCGAATCTCCCGGTGCTGCAGAAACTGGTCCGGGAACACTGCTCCGCGCTGGGCGTCCCCTACACGGAGACGACACTGGGGGAGGCCTACGGTGTGATCATCGCCTACCTCAATCAGGTCGGCCTCAAGAACCGTGACCCGTACACGTGCCCGCTGGTCCTCCGGTACCGGGGCTGA
- a CDS encoding TetR/AcrR family transcriptional regulator — translation MTTEIPAPEVEDGILVPRRRPAQARSRERFDRILTAARSVLVDVGFESFTFDEVARRAEVPIGTLYQFFANKYVLICELDRVDTADTVSELQKFSGRVPTPQWPDIFDEFIDHLARLWREDPSRRAVWHAVQSTPATRATAAATEKQMLDIISAVVAPLSPDSTPEERHQLAGLLIHTVSSLLNYAIRDLERDDDTFESIVTEIKRMLVAYLFAVATA, via the coding sequence ATGACCACGGAGATTCCCGCGCCGGAGGTCGAGGACGGCATCCTCGTCCCCCGTCGCCGCCCCGCGCAGGCCCGCAGCCGCGAGCGGTTCGACCGCATCCTCACGGCCGCACGGAGCGTGCTTGTCGACGTCGGGTTCGAATCCTTCACCTTCGACGAAGTCGCCCGCCGTGCCGAGGTTCCCATCGGCACGCTCTACCAGTTCTTCGCCAACAAGTACGTCCTCATCTGCGAGCTGGACCGCGTCGACACCGCCGACACCGTCTCCGAACTGCAGAAGTTCTCGGGACGCGTCCCCACCCCGCAGTGGCCCGACATCTTCGACGAATTCATCGACCACCTGGCCCGGCTGTGGCGCGAGGACCCCTCCCGGCGCGCAGTCTGGCACGCCGTGCAGTCCACTCCCGCGACCCGTGCGACCGCCGCCGCCACCGAAAAGCAGATGCTCGACATCATCTCCGCCGTGGTGGCCCCGCTCTCCCCGGACTCCACCCCGGAGGAGCGTCACCAACTCGCGGGCCTGCTCATCCACACGGTGTCCTCGCTGCTCAACTACGCCATCCGCGACCTTGAACGGGACGACGACACCTTCGAGTCCATCGTCACCGAGATCAAGCGCATGCTCGTCGCTTACCTCTTCGCGGTAGCCACTGCCTGA
- a CDS encoding SixA phosphatase family protein, whose protein sequence is MPTHHQLLIMRHAKSSWAEPLPDHQRPLNKRGRRDGKAAGEWLSEHVGTIDRVFISTSVRTRLTWERAEVGGATTHKISFKDELYGGTIDDYLRILRKLPESVGTALVLGHWPGVEDVARSLAPRDEHPGWVDMERKFPTSAIALLDVPGTWAALEPGGTTLADYVVPRG, encoded by the coding sequence ATGCCTACCCACCACCAACTTCTGATCATGCGGCACGCCAAGTCCTCCTGGGCTGAACCGCTGCCCGACCACCAGCGTCCACTGAACAAGCGCGGCCGCCGCGACGGGAAGGCCGCCGGCGAGTGGCTGTCGGAGCACGTCGGCACGATAGACCGCGTCTTCATCTCCACGTCGGTGCGCACCCGCCTGACCTGGGAGCGGGCAGAGGTCGGAGGCGCCACGACGCACAAGATCTCCTTCAAGGACGAGCTTTATGGCGGAACCATCGACGACTACCTCAGGATCCTCCGGAAGCTGCCCGAATCTGTCGGCACCGCACTGGTGCTCGGCCACTGGCCGGGCGTGGAGGACGTCGCACGCAGCCTGGCTCCGCGGGACGAGCACCCCGGCTGGGTGGACATGGAGCGAAAGTTCCCCACCAGCGCCATCGCACTTCTCGATGTACCCGGCACCTGGGCCGCGTTGGAACCGGGCGGGACGACACTCGCCGATTACGTCGTCCCGCGGGGCTGA